In one Limibacillus sp. genomic region, the following are encoded:
- a CDS encoding DUF6356 family protein — protein MLKQLFTEHPASVDETYGEHFLVAGSFAFTLLLATLACAVHAVLPFCFEKTGSRLITQLHDRMVTNRNRHAADSAEGAGYPRRA, from the coding sequence ATGCTGAAACAGCTTTTCACCGAGCATCCCGCGTCCGTGGACGAGACCTACGGCGAGCATTTCCTCGTTGCGGGTTCCTTTGCCTTCACCCTGCTCCTCGCCACGCTGGCCTGCGCAGTTCATGCCGTTCTGCCTTTCTGTTTCGAGAAGACGGGCAGCCGTCTGATCACGCAGCTGCACGACCGGATGGTGACGAACCGCAACCGCCATGCGGCGGATTCCGCCGAGGGCGCGGGCTACCCCCGCCGGGCCTGA